A genomic segment from Dendropsophus ebraccatus isolate aDenEbr1 chromosome 7, aDenEbr1.pat, whole genome shotgun sequence encodes:
- the LOC138796556 gene encoding paraneoplastic antigen Ma2 homolog translates to MAEKAQSSTAATDFITAKDVLTWCIETNTTIEHSFAIDGELNGASDDDILRIASRLQEVFQPRVVDRRSTSRSVISTALITTERLLERAYFPAIIAVPQEYGGRWRIVWPLEPTAEGIPPVLSPQRRGSSRCLPPTPPRVTAEETPTTNVLVAAMERLVGQFAKMNPEGNYRRLRTFSGLVPTPAGEEGYETWRNVALQYLEEWQCSDALKRQRIVESLKGPAMEIVQAAWRGKPQVTSQDYMTALEDAFGSPEDATDLLYKLRITYQEAGEKMSDYLYRLDKLIYRVVSKGGLDSKEVDNCRLDQMLRGALTNDPIAQRLRCTDRDKIPLSFHQLLKQVRQEEATLMAREQTVKKVAAIAPKPQLSQREEELLKIVEKQGEQIAQLLNVHTKDVERLKQATHKVSERQLSPQQRASSSSTRRGDKNPEGCFVCGSFDHMARHCSMKWSSKRSPSPLTKKNYQSKNGEGGQ, encoded by the coding sequence ATGGCTGAGAAAGCCCAGTCAAGTACAGCTGCCACAGACTTTATTACTGCAAAAGATGTGTTAACATGGTGTATAGAAACTAATACAACAATAGAACATAGCTTTGCCATTGATGGAGAGCTTAATGGCGCTTCAGATGATGATATATTACGAATAGCAAGCAGACTGCAGGAAGTTTTCCAACCCAGAGTTGTTGATCGTCGTAGTACCAGTAGAAGTGTAATCTCTACAGCTCTTATCACAACTGAGAGGTTATTGGAGAGAGCGTACTTCCCTGCCATTATTGCTGTTCCACAAGAATATGGTGGACGATGGAGGATTGTCTGGCCACTGGAGCCCACCGCAGAAGGCATACCTCCAGTGCTGAGCCCACAGCGGAGAGGGTCTAGTAGATGCTTGCCCCCCACTCCTCCTCGAGTCACGGCTGAAGAAACTCCCACTACTAATGTGCTGGTTGCCGCCATGGAGAGACTAGTGGGTCAGTTTGCAAAAATGAACCCAGAAGGAAATTACAGGCGGTTGAGGACATTCTCCGGCTTAGTACCCACCCCAGCTGGGGAAGAGGGATATGAAACTTGGAGGAATGTTGCTTTGCAGTACTTGGAAGAATGGCAGTGCTCTGATGCACTAAAGAGGCAAAGGATAGTAGAAAGCCTGAAAGGACCAGCAATGGAAATAGTGCAAGCTGCTTGGCGAGGTAAACCCCAAGTGACATCTCAGGACTACATGACTGCTCTTGAAGATGCTTTTGGGTCACCTGAGGATGCCACTGACCTCCTCTACAAGCTTCGGATCACCTATCAAGAGGCAGGGGAAAAGATGTCTGATTACCTTTATAGGTTGGACAAGCTGATCTACAGAGTAGTGTCCAAAGGCGGACTTGACTCTAAGGAAGTGGACAACTGCCGTCTTGATCAAATGCTCCGGGGTGCTTTGACTAATGATCCGATTGCTCAGAGGCTGAGATGCACTGACCGGGACAAGATTCCACTCTCTTTCCATCAGCTGCTTAAGCAAGTTCGGCAAGAAGAAGCTACTTTAATGGCCAGAGAGCAAACAGTGAAAAAAGTAGCAGCCATTGCTCCCAAGCCTCAATTAAGTCAACGTGAAGAAGAGCTGTTAAAAATTGTTGAGAAACAAGGGGAGCAGATTGCTCAGCTCTTAAATGTTCATACAAAAGACGTTGAACGGTTGAAGCAGGCTACCCACAAGGTCTCTGAGAGACAACTAAGTCCCCAACAGAGGGCTAGCAGTAGCTCTACCAGACGTGGAGATAAGAATCCAGAGGGATGCTTTGTGTGCGGAAGTTTTGATCACATGGCTCGTCACTGCTCTATGAAGTGGTCTTCCAAGAGGTCACCCTCCCCCCTCACAAAGAAAAATTATCAGTCAAaaaacggggaagggggtcagTAG